gcaaaagaGAGAGGTCTGCAAGTTCTACAGGAAGTTCTCCTATCAACTTATTCTGAAACAGCTcaattttccataactttttcAGCTTGTTTATAGACTTAGGGAAATTCCCTGAAATCTGATTTCTTGAAATATCCAATGTACCTAGTGCCTCCATTTCAAAAATGGATTCCGGGATTTCTCCTATCAAATTTGAACCTGCCAGGTAAAGCCAATACACTTTCTTTAAATTCCCAAGAGTCTCAGGAATTTTACCCTCAACAAAGTCATTATCCCCGAGGCCTAACTCAACCAAACTAGTCAAATTTCCAACCCAAGATGGGAATTCCCCGGAAAAGTAGTTTATCGACAAGTCCAACACCTCTAAGTTAGTCAACTTAGATAAATCAGGTATGGTTCCATTCATGTTATTTCCAGTGACATTCAAGACTTTGAGACTAGTGCAGTTGGTCAGTTCAGGAGGAAGTTCCCCTGATAGTAAATTTGAAGGCAACACAAGAGAAGTGAGATGTTGAAGTGAAAAAATTGAAGGTGATATCACACCAGAAAGGGACTTGTTATCAAGCGAAATTTCGATAACAAGACCAGTCTTTTGATCACATGTAATTCCATAGAATTTGCAAGGAGATTCTGAGTCTTTCCAAGAATCCAAGTAATTCAAAGGGTCATTAAGCTGCTCTTTGAAATGCAAAAGAGCCTCAGTTTCTGAAGTTAAGGACTTGATTGGCTggacaaaaaaattcaaaaacaagaaaatagcAAGAATTAGGAGGGAGTTTTGGAGTTTTTGGATTCTGGCCATTCTTGAAATTTGGAAGGGGCAAAAGGGTCATTTCATCAAGGGGACAAAAATCCAACCAAGAGCTCCATTATTGCCATTATGGGTGTCCATCCTAGAAAGCAGCTGAACGAAAAACAGTGGAAAATCAAGGATTCAAAAACTAAGATTAAATGCTatatataaataatgtataaataaataacatatcCGATTCAAAAAAGCTGTCTTTTTCCAAAGTGTTGTATGTATACCTAACAAAATGTTTTGTCACATACTTCATATAACTTTCCAACATGAAATAAAAATTGcagttcaagaaaaagaaaacttaCAGATACAGGAAGATAcatgaaattataaaatatggAATTGTTGGGTGGGGTTGGGAAGGAAATAAACTAATGTTAAGATGTCAATTTCTCATTTAGTTGTGAATTACACTATGTATAATAACAATTCTCTCCCTTTAAAGTGACTCAAAATGTAATAGTAGTAGCTTCACCTTATTTTACAGACTGTCCAGGTTATGAAAGAAGATACTACTAATttaccccaaaaaaagaaaaaaaaatggataggaatataaaaaaaaaatggataggAATATAACCAAGAAGATTTTGAAAAATCTTGGATTCCATATCTGTAAATTGTAAACATGacaatatttaagaaatttatcCTTAAAATGAACAATAACATAACAAACTTTTTTCTAAGGAAATATAGCTAACTACAACAGGCAAATGAAAATTGACAGAAAACAAATTGCTTTCTTTACTGAGAGAATTCAACATATCTACtgtatacataaaaataattttaatcatacaTAAACAAGTAATTTTTCGCCGAAGGAGTTAGGATGAACTCCTCAGCCCTATATAGCTTCATCATGGATTGGCTACCTAAATTTCACCTTATTGGTGAGGTTCGATTACTCACTTTGTAATCTCCTGACCTcagtttttgaaaataaaaaatacagaaacaGACATATTTGTTAAGAATCATGTCATAACTCATATACAGAAAAAAAAACTTTGTATAATTATGTAGTTATTGCATAAAAATGAAGAgcaaaaactcaagaaaacatatATAATGAAGGAACTTAAAAGGCTAACAAAATGAACAAGGCTTAAAGAAAACAAGAAGCTACCTGAAATAGTAatgaattttcttttgtttgtgagAAGTTTTGATTCAAACTCTTGTTTTCTTGAGTAGCCAAAAGAATTCAAAAGTTTGAATGAGACCCCTCCAAAGGGAAAAGGGAAGATGGGGAATTGGCAGTGACACACACTCtagaaataggaaaaagaaaaagaagtttgtGTAAGAAGAGTATGTTAGTAGTTTTTAGTGCAGTAAGTGGTGAGAGGAAAATGAAGTCTTAGTAGGAAGGAAAAAATGATTATACAGAGAAAAGACAAGAGGAAGAGATAAGGCAAAAGTGTGTATCCGTGGGGTGCATGGGGTTGTGGGGTGGGGTGGAATAGGGGTGGAGGGTGTTAGTGTATTGATTAATGAAAGAAACAATGTTTGTAAGGATGATGGAGGTGAGTTAGGCAAGAAGAAGGTgacaaaaatgaataaagaagctTTTTAGAACCTCTAAAACATCCAAATTAAGAATATTGGCAAgtgtaaagttttttttttttttttttttttgttttccaagCCACATCCGTCAATCATGAGACTAATCCTCCATTTCTTCGATCAACGCATTAAACGGTAGAAGACTGATCACAGAATTTGCTCCATTCGCGAGAGGGCAAGGGTAAAGTTGTTGCTGAGGAAACTAAAGAAAAGAGGCTTAGTGTAAAGTTGTTCAAGAGGGTGTTTttataaaggaaaattttatttatatattaaaataaaaatagtttgaaaactgataaagaaaaaaaaagaaaccaacAATTATCATATACTATTATACGAAATCAAAGAGCTCTAAAAATCGAACGTCacaaacacaaaattaagttTATCAAACTGTACAGAAAACGCCTATAGAGATGGAGAAATTTGcagagaatttgaaaaaaaaagaaaaaaaaaaaagatagagattgaaaaaggaaaaatgggGCATGATATAAGAGAGAATAGATAGTAAATGCATGTTATTCTCGAAAATGTACAACATCAACATAAATTATTTCGGGTAatttttataaagttaaataattttacttttaaataaTTATAGTGGACTGACATTCtgcataattttttcttttttataatcttataaattggtcaatttttctttaaaaaattttaaatttttttttatgggaTTGATAAATGTTAGAGTAAGATGTTAATAAAATGAAATcagtcaaaaatcataaattagtcATCAACTTTTAATTACTTTTGATTTGATCAAATGTTttataatttaatcctttataTGTTTTCTAATTCTCAACATATCTTTTCCAAAATAAATCTTCTTACTTCATCTTCGTCgttccttcttttctttacacaattatttttaaatttacatcaatattttaaaaagcaTTTTAGTCATTATTATAAAGAACAACTTGCATATTAACTATTTcaaacatttttatcgattttttatttataaaattagtttgaacacttaaaagtatttttaactATTTAAACCTTATGAGCTTTTTACAATCCGCCAGTTCAAATAGACTCTAAATCACTACCACCGGGTGTGACTAGGAgaacaataatagttttcatgaatttttagAGATTTCGAATTCTAACCTCAAAAATCAAAAGTGAATCCGAAAAATTCtaaaggatatgagagagattATTTTCAAATTGAAGAACCAATATAATTGTAGTTGTAGTTTCACAAAAAAATGGAGCATTAAATCTTTATATGGTCGATGGACTATGTACGTTAATTTTATGCGTTCTACATGCCAAATTTACTAATTTAAGTTTCCTTGACATTATTTATGAGTTGAATTGATGTCTTACCATTTAGAGTCAAAATTAAAtcttgacattcctaattttaaATCTTTCAAGAGCAGAAAACTTATCTATGCTGCATTAATTAGGTAAGTTTTTTGTTATAAGTATCTGTTTTTGGAAATTAAGTTGATCATGTGTAACTCTCATCTAAATCACATCTTGTCTTTAGGAAAAAACATTTTGAACATGGGTGTAcgaaaaatacttttcaaataaATCATGTCTCAAAATTTAATACTAAAACAGTACTAATATTCTTTTTATAAAGTTTTGAgtataaaaattgataatagTGTCTAAGTATTAGTTACATCgatataaaaagttaaaaattaatatagtttTGAAGCTTCTAacagatattttattataatcgaacaaaacaaaaaaaaatcattgacaTTCAGATCTTTTTTCTTGGAATTCCCATTTGATGGTTAATattcatatttgaatttgattaaaCCTGAATTAGCGTTGAAATGTGTTATACTAAGATGTAATATGAACGGGTAGAATAGATATTACATAAGATAAAAAAGGAGAATAATTACTTTTCAAAGTTGAGAAAggaatgtaattttttaaataaaaatttggaAGTATAAATAATTTTCACCCTATTTTCTAATAAAAATGACTTCATATTCATAGCCAGTGCCTGAGCCACATTGACGCAATGGGTTCATATGATACTCCTTTATTAgtaaaattttttgataaaatttttagtttcttttttttttatttccattcgATGTTCAGTATCCCCACATTAGAGTTTGACTAATCCAGATTCGCATCACGTAGGGCTTCATTAGGGGGGAagcactcccaacagagttttctatATGCCAGAGTCAAACCCATAACCTCTGATTAAGGATGAagcagcctcatccactgcaccacaattcatattgataaaatttttagtttcactattatatatattataacttaaatataaaatttttaattataaaaatatatatttaccacttcaccacaacacgACTAGATGattcatgttattgttattgGATTGGCAGTGGGGGTAGATCTAGTGAGGAATGGGACCATAAATGCAAACGAATATGGAGTCTATAGTTGTGGAAGGTTGACTTGAGGTCAAAGTAAAATTATTGAGATATGGACACATTATACTGTACTCTGTTtgatacttcctccgtttaaaaaaaaaaatgatttaatcttttttttagtccatttaaaaaagaatgatttacttttctttttaattcatttaaaaaaatgatctttttttttttttagcaatactttaatttcaatttttcacatgacatatttaggaccacaagattaaaggatattttggtacatttgactcaactttaatttaaggccacaagattcaaaagttttctttattttcttaaattttgtgtcaagtcaaagtaggtcatttttttttaaacggtaGGAGTATAAATGATAAATCCAACACCACACATTGTTATAATATGGTAGCTTTCACTTTATCAACTTTCTGGGACTAAATTTATAgacaaaaaacataaattttgataattaaaaagttaattataattttttttatattttatatgattatTAAAAGTCACAATTTTGAatatgtcgagatacataattagatcCTGATATATCCAATAAAGGTACTCTTTTTTTCTAAAGATATATGATtaacttttgatatatttttaaaattttaaatctgtcgagatatataatacATCTAACGAAAAGACATTTTTTTATAAggatatataattagctttcgatTTTTTTTCCGATTTTGGAtatgttgagatacataattaactcccgaTAGATCCAACTAAAATACATAAGTAGTTGAGAATTTAGTAATTacttttttaagaataaaaatttatttaaatatattaagttaAGATGTGTGTTTAtgctatttttccttaaaaaaattttGGTTAAAAGACGGGGTATCATTAATTAACGGTGTAGATCGAGAATGCTCCTCTTATGCGTAGGAGCCAAAACAATATTGTTCTGGGCCACATTCCAGCCCTGTAGGATAATAGATAAGTTTTTAATTGTTCGGTCAAAACAAACGCCTTCACGGTCTGCTTGTACATGAGAAATTACAAAATGTGGCATATGCAAAATTAACTTGGGCTCCAATTCTTGAGTCCTAGCTTTCTCCTTCGCAAGTGCGTCCGCCACTGCATTCTGTTCCCTGTATATTTTGGCGGGGACTGGTATGCACATTTCCTCCATTAGCATCCTGCATTCAGACAAGAGGTTATGGTAGGATGGGTGATCATTCAGAAGCATGTGAAGTAGAACACTAGAATCTGTTTCGATAGTGATGTGGTGGAAATTGTAAGCCTTAGCGATGGTCAGACCATATCTTAGCGCAGTCAGTTCAGTCATGACAGAGGTGGTCAGGGGGAGATGCATGTAGTATCCCAGGACCCATTCCCCAGTATGGTTCTTAAAGGCTCTACTAATTCCCCCCTTCCCAGGGTTCTGGAGAGCTGAGCCATATATGTTAAGCTTTAAGAGGTCTCTTGCAGGAGGTTTCCAGCTAATTGGTACAGTGGTAGTATCAGTCTTGTCAATTGTGCCAGCATTGGCTAGCATGTTATATTCAGCAGCCAAAGCGACAACCTTGTGGGGGGAGGGGGAGTGTTTGTATGGTTGAAGTTGTTGTCATTTCTATTCAGCCAGATGGTCCAGAGGCAGTGAGGTAGTAAGGTTCCCCATTTTAGCCAGCTGTTAAAGGCTTTGTCCTTAAGTTATTGCCATTCTTTTTCCTAGTTGGCAGCATTGCAGTTGGTAAGGAGTTCTGTAGAATTGTAGGGGGATGAATGAAACAGTTTGTCCCAGAAAGAGAGGGTATTGGGACATTTGGAGAAGATATGATGAATGGTTTTCTCCTGATCTTGGCACTAATGACAGAAGAGGGAGAGAGGTAATCCCAGGTGGCTTAGGTAGGCACTGGTGGACAGCCTATTATAGAGCATGAGCCAAAAGAATGTTTTGATTTTGTTGGGAGTATTGGCTTTCCAGGCCATGTTGAATTCTCTTTGAGTATGAGACAGGTTCTTATGGATCTTGAGGAGATTATACATGTTGTTAATAGTGAATTGGCCATTGCTGGTAAGGCCCCAAGTGGGAGTACCTTCATTTGAAGAGCTATGAGGAAGGAGAGTGGTTTGGCTGATTTCCTTTAAGTGCTGAGGAAAGTCAAAGGAGAGCGAGTTGAAGTTCCAATTGTCATTATGATGTAGGTTGTGGATGGTGGTACTCATATCATTGGTAGTTAGAGGGCCATGGATGACACTCCTTATGCTACCTAGATGTGGAATCCAGTTGTCTAGGAGGAAATTGACCTTATCCCCTTTATTGACCCTCTAGATTATGCCCTTGGAGAAGTCTGTCCAACCCCTCAGGATATTTTTCCAAGTTCTTGCAGTAGTAGCAGGGTTCCTGGCCTGATGCTTAGAGGTGAGGACCTTGCTCCAAAGACTATTGGGTTTAGAGAACATTCTCCAGGCTAAGCTGGCATGGAGTGCTCTGTTCCTAGTCTCATTTTTATGGAGTCCCAGCCTCCCCTCCTTAGAGCTGGTGAGAGTATCTTAGCTAAGGAAGTGAATCTTCCTCTTCTCCACACAGCTACCCCAGACAAATTTCCTTTGAATTTTATTAATGTGTTCATGGACTTTGGTGGGTAGCTTGATATATTGCATGACATGGGCGGGTATGCTGCTAAGAGTGGATTTGGCTAGCACAGTTCTACCAACCATGTTGAGGAACTTAGTTTCCAACCAGCTAGTCTGGACTTCATGTTATCTAGAATATATTGGAAGTCATTGTTCTTTGGTTTGTAGTTAAAAATGGGGTATCCCAGATATTTACCAAAAGTTTGGCTAGCCTTAATATTGAGGATATTGGAGCACAGAGTAGCATTTTCAGCACTGCAGTTTTTGAAGAAGATAGCCTTGAACTTGGAGGTATTAATGGTTTGGACAGAAAGCTAGCTGAAGATTTGAAAGATGTTGAGAATGGTGTAGCAATTATCAGGAGTGGCCCTAGCAAGCAAGGTAAGGCTATCAACAAAGAAAAGATGGGAAAGTTTAGGTCTTCCAGGAGTGATGCTTATAGGGGACCAGTTGTTAGCTTCTACCTCAACATTTATTCCTCTGAAAAGTCTTTCCATGCAAAGGATGAAGAGGTAGGGGGAGATGGGGTCACCCTGCCTGATTCCCCTGGCGGGAGTGAAGGTTTCAGTCTTGCAGCCATTCACCAGGCTGAAAATGGAGGAGGTGGTGACAGAGGACATGATAAGCCTTGTTAAACTGATAGGAAATCCAAAGAAGAGGGGAGTATTATTTATGAAAGACCACTCAAGCTTGTCAAAAGCTTTTTTTAGATCAATTTTTAGGATCATGTTGACCTTTTTGCCTCTCATCTTGTTAAAGTGGGTAATGTATTCCTGGATGATGATGGCTTGGTCAGAGACCCTTTTCTTTACTAAAGCTAGCTTGGGTGGGGCTAATAATAGAGGAGAGATAAGTTTTGATCCTATTGACAATGATCTTGGTGATCAGCTTATAGGAGGTGTTACAAAGTCCTATGGGTCTACAGCTTTTAATGCTATCAGCATTGGTACTTTTAGGAACAAGGCAGATTAGAGTGACATTGTTAGCTAAGGGCATAGAGAAGGTGTAGAAGGCCTCTTTATAGAATTTCACAGTACTGGCCCCTATATTATTCCagaatttttgaaagaataaGGGGTGAAGACCATCAAGGCCAGGAGCCTTCAAAGGTTTGAAGGATTGGAGGGCTACCATGATTTCAGTATCCCTTAGGGGAGATTCCATGGCAAGCCTTTTCTCTTCAGAGAGGATATTAAGGTTATTGGTGGGGAAAATGGTTGTTAGGACTGCTGGCAGGGATTTTAGTGAAGAGGTTCTTGAAATGGTTTAGAATGTAAGTTTGAATGTTTGACTCCCCTGAGATGGTATTGCCAACTTCATCCTTGAGATCATTGATCCTGTTCCTCCTTTTGTTAATTGAGGAGGAGTGGGAGAATGAGGTGTTGGCATCTCCCTCAGCGAGCCAAGATATTCTAGACTTGGTTCTCCAAAAGTTATCTTCATATTTGAGCAAATCCTCATAGTCGACAAGTAAATTATTTTCCAGCTCATGGAGGAAAGAGCTAGTGTGGTAATGAGGTGATTTTTGGATACCTTCTAGCCTAGCTAGGATGTTCCTCAGCCAGTGGAAGATGTTTCCAAAAACTATCTTATTCCAGTAAGAGGCATCCTCTTAGAATTGGGATATGGCAAGGTGAAGAGGGGTATTATCAATGAAGCATCCTTCTATAATTCCCTGGAAGGATTGATGGTTGCACTACATGGGTTCAAACTTAAAGGGTTTGTCTTTGTTCCTTCTTGGATCATTGGTTATAGAGAGAAGTTGAGGACAATAGTCGGATTTGGTCCTGGAGAGGTGAATGACAGTGAAGTCAGGGTAGTTGTTTATCTATGAGGTATTTTCCACACATTTGTCAAGTCTTTCCTGGATAAGGAACCTTCTGTTGACGTGTCTTTTATTGGTCCAGGTGTATATGCAACCCTTATAACCTAGGTCCACCATGTTACAATAATTTAAGCAATCTCAAAAGTGGTTGGCTCTATTATTGCTGATAGAGGCTTCTCCTAATTTCTTATTAGCCCCCAGGACTTCATTAAACCCCCCCTCCCCATGAGCTAATCACCAAAAAAGCTATTGGCAACATTACGCAGTTCATCCTAAAGAGAAAGTGTAAAGTTAAGATCAGGGCTAGCATAAATAGCAAAGAAGAGAAAAGTTCTATTAGTATGACTTACCCTAATAGTAGCATAGATTCCTTGAAGAACGCTGGAGAAGTTTTAAAGGTGTAGCACATCTTCCCTCCACATCACAACAATGCCCCTCTTTCTACCCATAGCACTAAACTCGAGGTAGGTGTCAAAGTGTAGGATTTCGGTGATGTTCTTGTGGTCAACCATCTTGATCTCCAGTAGGGCCACTAGGACTGGGTTGTGAGTCTTGATTATGGCATCACATTGATGCTTAAAGGTAGGACTATTAACTCCCCCAGTGTTCCAGATGATGAACTTTATTGGGCTGCAGGGGTTGGTTGAGGAGTGAGTCATTGGGAGCTTTCCCTTGTCCCTCAGATCCAGTTGAGAAAGTAGAGCTACCGTCATGGTGTGTTACTCCGAAGCATTCCTCAAGGTCAAACTGAGCATTTTTGTGTCCAGAGGGTAGGTTAGAACAATAAGCGTGTTGGAGAGCTCGCTGAAATCTCTCCGCAGAGGCTTGTTTAGAGTCAAGTTTGTGACCTTCAGCTCCCCTATTTCTGGTAAGATTTGTTCTAGCTCCATGTTTGAAAGTCTTAGTTCCTCTAGTACTTATTTGAGAGTTTTACTTACTTCTGGTGCTCCCTGAGGAATTGGAGTATTTGCTAGAGCTTTCTACTTCTGGTGGTTCTTTTTTGGCCACGTTGGATTTTCTTTTCCCTCTTTTATTAGTGTAGTTAGCATTAAcagttttaattttttcaatattttggttAATGGGCTCATTACCTTCATTATTCATGGTGTTGAGGTTGACACCCagaaaattgacaattggcaTGAAGGAGTTAAGATTGAGAAACTTACCTGTGTCGGCATCGTATACTCTTACCTACATTTGGTTGTTCTTACTTGTTTCTCTTTCTTGGGCATTTTGTTTCCCTCTGTGCATTTGTTTCTTCTTAGAGAACTTGACAGTGTGCCATTGTTCTTCTGGGTCTGTCTCCTTGCTGGTGGAGGGTGGTGAAGTGTTTGGTTGTACTGGTGTGCTGCATTGTTTTGTCGTATGATTGGGGCAACTTGTATGAATGTGCCCTAGCCTTCCATACCCAGCACACAAAACTTCTTCCCCTCATAGATCGCCCTCTGTTTATGGGCTCCTATTATTACTTGCTTCTTCACAGGCTCATCAAGAGGCACCTGGATACAGATTCTTGGGTACCTGCCTGTCAGAGCTGCTGAAGTACATGTATCTATCTTTAGAAGAGTTCCCAAGTAGCTGTCAATTCTTTCTAAGATACTTTTATCATAGAATTCTGTTGGTAGTTGGGGGAGTCTTATCCAAATAGCAGTGTAGGTCTGTGTGACTTCTGCTGGACGAAATTTGGCTCCCAGCGCCTAACTGGTAGGAATTTTCCTATAACAAACCATGATCCTTCATGCAGTACCTCGTGCATATTGACAGGATTGCTGAATTTGGCAATGTAGAAATCACTCCCCAGGTCAATTAGGGCCAGAGGCTCAAAAGGCCTCCATAGTtctgttaattttattttcaagtaGTTATGAGCTAACTTCTTATTAAAGACTTTAACAATCACTGAGAATTTCCATGGAGCATAGATTCTCTCCTTGTCTTCATCACTCAATTCTATCGTGTCCCCCGAGTCTTGGGGAAACATTGGTGATTTTCCTTTGTCAAGTCCTGAGTATGATCCATTCAAGCTAGTCTCTTTGTTGAGGAGGATAGTCTTGAAAGAATCCTTAGCTATTGATGTTATTCGTGTGAGTTTCCATAGGATCCGATGGGTCTGGTGGCAATGGGGTCAAGGAGAATGTTTTCGAGTCATGGTGGTCGGCCATGGCACCTCAAGAAGGGGGTCTACATTTCCTTTTTCGTAAATTTATCCCACCCTTCGATGgataaattattttcttggtaattattttttgagctttttctactttttttttttttaaaaaaaaattagatagtaGTATATGCAAAAGTTGATTGTCCACTAGTGTACTATCCAAACAATGAAAATTGATTAAGAGTATGTGCAGGttaattaactttttaaaattatttttcattcgGTGTTTACGATAGTTATAGTGGagtttgattaatttaaatttatatagaaAAGTCTCATTATATGAGGTAAAATATTGTCTATCAAAGACGACTTTATATTCAGAGTTCAAACCTACGACATTcgattaagaataaaaaaatgtttATCACTCTATCTAACTTTTGGTGATTAATTTGGATTGATTAATTACTTTATACATCAGTCAAAGTGACTTATAAGTATCTTTTGACTTTTTATGCATACATTCATTTACCAAAAGAATAGCATATTGATACTTTTCTATCAAATAAATCAGCTCATATCAATTATCCAAACGACacgtaattatttatttataatgttgattTTATGAATTAAAAATGCTTATAAATCTACTTAATGCTTCAATTATTTATCATTTCGAAAAGTAAACAGGGATTTAAAAAATCTGCATTTCTGAAGCAGCGGGGTAGCTGTCAACTCTctctcaaaaacaaaaaacaaaaatacaaacataattttttcttaaaataaaataaaaaggaatagGATAAATAATACGATGAAATTATTTTGGAATTTCAGCAGTCTACGCTATTTTCCAACAAATGGAAGTCTGTAAGCAAAAGggctaatatttttaaaactcatttttttggtactttcccttttcttttagttttgtaATTTACTTTCTAGAAACTTTGTTATTTATAGCTATTTAGAGTTCACATACGTCCTTTTTTTTTTGtcctatttatatattattcttttttgaTTTGATGACATATGTTTTGGCCTAAATATGACTTGATGCTTATCTTCCTTTCACCACTAGAAAATAGAATTCTTTATAGTAATTGTGGCAATTCCTTATTCTTTCGTTTTCTATATCTTGTCACAaaacttctttttctcttttcaaatttcgattaccttttttattattaattggAGCTCAAATATAGGGTGTGTTTGGTTAGTGGTTATCTGATTTGATAAGTATTTGATATGTAAGTGAAAAAAGTATTATGGGGGTGGAATGGTCAATAGTGGGTGGGGGCTTTGGGCAGATAGAGATGAGACgttgaatttgaaataccaattgtggaacttatttttgctattttttattaatagaattatttttcttatttttaagaaacttatttcttaaaaaaaattgacagTTCAAACAAGATATGAGTAGTATGTCTCTTTTGACCTAAACCTACATACCATTTAAAATGAGTTTACTAAAGTTTAAAGATTGCTCTCTTTTTTTATACTAACATCTTTCACGTATTTTGTTAACGTTAAATTcgtctaattttattttttttttcttatcaagGAGGGCAATGCCTTATTGAgatatataggtacatatataaATACCGTCTTGTATATATTATATGCAAAGTGATTTTGATACTAATGTTGACAAGACAACCTTATTCGTAAGTAATTAATATTATCGATCCTAACATTTTCAACACACATCCTATGGTATAAGGCTTGTTTAATTATGTATTTGATATCTCTACCCTATTTTGTCAAATCAAGATTTTACTAAAACGTTGCATTATATAAATGATAATGGTACACCAGCTAATAATGTTTTAAccttgtttaattttatttttcattaataatatcaaaatcctcGGAGCTATATTGGCTTGTTGGCCCCATTATAATCAATTAATCTACTTTTATTTCTATCTGCTTCTTATACAATTTCCCAAATCAAAGTCGGTCTAATTAgttaagctaacccttttattTCCATAAATATATACGCATTTCACTAAATCTAGGaaagtatttattattttatttagaaataGCATTAACTATAGATGTTGATTCCTTACTTCAATTTGCCTTTACTATGTCGTTTTCATTGAACAACAAACTCATAACAGAAAGTTGTttagcaaataatttttaaaaatgtatagAAATTGATAACTATAAGTTATGTTAATtagtactttaattttttaaagtttggTTGCTTGCATTATATAAACAGAATAAAGTACGTAGGcgcaagttaaggttttattatTCGTAGGTTAATACAAAaggataattaatttttattactcATTATTTATAGTATATAGTTGAGCTGCTTGCTTT
The Capsicum annuum cultivar UCD-10X-F1 chromosome 6, UCD10Xv1.1, whole genome shotgun sequence DNA segment above includes these coding regions:
- the LOC107874010 gene encoding uncharacterized protein LOC107874010 → MLANAGTIDKTDTTTVPISWKPPARDLLKLNIYGSALQNPGKGGISRAFKNHTGEWVLGYYMHLPLTTSVMTELTALRYGLTIAKAYNFHHITIETDSSVLLHMLLNDHPSYHNLLSECRMLMEEMCIPVPAKIYREQNAVADALAKEKARTQELEPKLILHMPHFVISHVQADREGVCFDRTIKNLSIILQGWNVAQNNIVLAPTHKRSILDLHR